One window from the genome of Panthera leo isolate Ple1 chromosome D3, P.leo_Ple1_pat1.1, whole genome shotgun sequence encodes:
- the PRELID3A gene encoding PRELI domain containing protein 3A isoform X4: MKIWSSEHVFGHPWDTVIKAAMRKYPNPMNPCVVGVDVLERSVDGRGRLHSHRLLSTEWGLPGFVKAILGTSRTLTYIKEHSVVDPVEKKMELCSTNITLTNLVSVNERLVYTPHPEDPEMTVLTQEAIITVKGISLGSYLESLMANTISSNAKKGWAAIEWIIENSEHAVS, translated from the exons CCACCCATGGGACACCGTCATCAAAGCTGCCATGAGGAAGTACCCGAATCCGATGAACCCCTGTGTCGTGGGAGTTGACGTGCTGGAGCGCAGTGTGGATGGCCGGGGCCGGCTTCACAGCCACCGGCTCCTCAGCACCGAGTGGGGGCTGCCCGGCTTCGTGAAAGCG attttgggAACCAGTAGGACTTTGACATACATCAAAGAACATTCCGTTGTGGATccagtagaaaagaaaatggaactttgTTCCACCAAT ATCACACTCACAAACTTGGTGTCAGTGAACGAGAGGCTGGTATACACACCCCATCCAGAGGACCCTGAAAT GACTGTGCTCACACAAGAAGCCATCATCACCGTGAAGGGGATCAGCCTCGGCAGCTACCTGGAAAGTCTGATGGCCAACACAATATCATCCAATGCAAAGAAG GGGTGGGCTGCTATTGAGTGGATAATTGAAAATTCTGAGCACGCTGTGAGCTAA
- the PRELID3A gene encoding PRELI domain containing protein 3A isoform X2 — translation MRKYPNPMNPCVVGVDVLERSVDGRGRLHSHRLLSTEWGLPGFVKAILGTSRTLTYIKEHSVVDPVEKKMELCSTNITLTNLVSVNERLVYTPHPEDPEMTVLTQEAIITVKGISLGSYLESLMANTISSNAKKVPSWRAALVRRTLLTESRLPLLSSTADGKSLDVWKPLYEFKGREALEWVIGRLNTELEGLAAPACARA, via the exons ATGAGGAAGTACCCGAATCCGATGAACCCCTGTGTCGTGGGAGTTGACGTGCTGGAGCGCAGTGTGGATGGCCGGGGCCGGCTTCACAGCCACCGGCTCCTCAGCACCGAGTGGGGGCTGCCCGGCTTCGTGAAAGCG attttgggAACCAGTAGGACTTTGACATACATCAAAGAACATTCCGTTGTGGATccagtagaaaagaaaatggaactttgTTCCACCAAT ATCACACTCACAAACTTGGTGTCAGTGAACGAGAGGCTGGTATACACACCCCATCCAGAGGACCCTGAAAT GACTGTGCTCACACAAGAAGCCATCATCACCGTGAAGGGGATCAGCCTCGGCAGCTACCTGGAAAGTCTGATGGCCAACACAATATCATCCAATGCAAAGAAG GTCCCTAGCTGGAGGGCTGCCTTAGTGAGGCGGACACTGCTCACGGAGTCCAGGTTGCCCCTCCTCTCCAGCACAGCTGATGGAAAGAGCTTGGATGTGTGGAAGCCGTTATACGAGTTCAAG GGTCGCGAGGCCTTGGAGTGGGTGATTGGCCGACTTAACACGGAGCTGGAGGGCCTGGCAGCCCCCGCCTGCGCCAGAGCGTGA
- the PRELID3A gene encoding PRELI domain containing protein 3A isoform X3, translating to MKIWSSEHVFGHPWDTVIKAAMRKYPNPMNPCVVGVDVLERSVDGRGRLHSHRLLSTEWGLPGFVKAILGTSRTLTYIKEHSVVDPVEKKMELCSTNITLTNLVSVNERLVYTPHPEDPEMTVLTQEAIITVKGISLGSYLESLMANTISSNAKKGREALEWVIGRLNTELEGLAAPACARA from the exons CCACCCATGGGACACCGTCATCAAAGCTGCCATGAGGAAGTACCCGAATCCGATGAACCCCTGTGTCGTGGGAGTTGACGTGCTGGAGCGCAGTGTGGATGGCCGGGGCCGGCTTCACAGCCACCGGCTCCTCAGCACCGAGTGGGGGCTGCCCGGCTTCGTGAAAGCG attttgggAACCAGTAGGACTTTGACATACATCAAAGAACATTCCGTTGTGGATccagtagaaaagaaaatggaactttgTTCCACCAAT ATCACACTCACAAACTTGGTGTCAGTGAACGAGAGGCTGGTATACACACCCCATCCAGAGGACCCTGAAAT GACTGTGCTCACACAAGAAGCCATCATCACCGTGAAGGGGATCAGCCTCGGCAGCTACCTGGAAAGTCTGATGGCCAACACAATATCATCCAATGCAAAGAAG GGTCGCGAGGCCTTGGAGTGGGTGATTGGCCGACTTAACACGGAGCTGGAGGGCCTGGCAGCCCCCGCCTGCGCCAGAGCGTGA
- the PRELID3A gene encoding PRELI domain containing protein 3A isoform X1 — MKIWSSEHVFGHPWDTVIKAAMRKYPNPMNPCVVGVDVLERSVDGRGRLHSHRLLSTEWGLPGFVKAILGTSRTLTYIKEHSVVDPVEKKMELCSTNITLTNLVSVNERLVYTPHPEDPEMTVLTQEAIITVKGISLGSYLESLMANTISSNAKKVPSWRAALVRRTLLTESRLPLLSSTADGKSLDVWKPLYEFKGREALEWVIGRLNTELEGLAAPACARA; from the exons CCACCCATGGGACACCGTCATCAAAGCTGCCATGAGGAAGTACCCGAATCCGATGAACCCCTGTGTCGTGGGAGTTGACGTGCTGGAGCGCAGTGTGGATGGCCGGGGCCGGCTTCACAGCCACCGGCTCCTCAGCACCGAGTGGGGGCTGCCCGGCTTCGTGAAAGCG attttgggAACCAGTAGGACTTTGACATACATCAAAGAACATTCCGTTGTGGATccagtagaaaagaaaatggaactttgTTCCACCAAT ATCACACTCACAAACTTGGTGTCAGTGAACGAGAGGCTGGTATACACACCCCATCCAGAGGACCCTGAAAT GACTGTGCTCACACAAGAAGCCATCATCACCGTGAAGGGGATCAGCCTCGGCAGCTACCTGGAAAGTCTGATGGCCAACACAATATCATCCAATGCAAAGAAG GTCCCTAGCTGGAGGGCTGCCTTAGTGAGGCGGACACTGCTCACGGAGTCCAGGTTGCCCCTCCTCTCCAGCACAGCTGATGGAAAGAGCTTGGATGTGTGGAAGCCGTTATACGAGTTCAAG GGTCGCGAGGCCTTGGAGTGGGTGATTGGCCGACTTAACACGGAGCTGGAGGGCCTGGCAGCCCCCGCCTGCGCCAGAGCGTGA